TGGAGACCGCGGTCGCCAGGGGGTCCTTCCACCCGGTGATCCCGGTGTGCGCCACCACTGGCGTGGGCCTGGCCGAGATCCTGGACGGGATCGCACGCGCCTTCCCCTCCCCGCTGGAGCACACCTTGCCCGAGGTGACCTCACCGCAGGGCGCCCCGCACGCGGCACTGCGCGCCGATCCGGACGGCCCGCTGGCCGCGGAGGTCGTGCGTACCGCCGTGGACTCCTACGTCGGCAGGGTGTCGCTGATCCGGGTGTTCTCCGGAACCCTGCGCCCGGAGCGGCCGGTGCATGTCTCCGGGCACGGGCTGGCCGAGCGTGGGCACGAGGACCACGACGCCAACGAGCGGGTGGCGCATGTGTACTCCCCGCTCGGCGCCACCCTGCGCGAGGTGCCCTACTGCGTGGCGGGTGACCTGTGCGCGCTCACCAAGATCGGTTCCGCGGAGACCGGGGATACCGTGTCCGCCCCGGAGGAACCGCTGCTGATGCGGCCGTGGCCGATGCCGGAGCCGCTGCTGCCGGTGGCCGTGGTGGCCAAGACCCGCAGCGATGAGGACGCCCTGGCGCGCAACCTGTCCCGGCTGGTCGCAGGCGATCCGACGCTGCGCCTGGAACGCAACGCGGAGACCAGCCAGATGGTGCTGTGGTGCATGGGCGAGGCGCATGCCGATGTGGTGCTGTCCCGGCTGCGGGCCGGCGGGGCCGAGGTGGAGACGGAACCGGTGCGGACCAGCCTGCGCGCCACCTTCGCCGGGCCGGCCAAGGGCAAGGGCAAGCACGTCAAGCAGTCCGGCGGGCACGGCCAGTACGCCGTCTGCGATATCGAGGTGGAACCGCTGGAGCGGGGCGCGGGATTCGAGTTCCTCAGCCGGGTGGTCGGCGGCGCGGTCCCCACCCAGTTCATCCCGAGCGTGGAGAAGGGAGTGCGCGCGCAGCTGGAACGCGGGCTGGTGGACGGGCATCCGGTGGTGGACATCCGGGTGATCCTGGTCGACGGCAAGGCGCACAGCGTCGACTCCTCCGACGCCGCGTTCCAGACGGCCGGGTCGATGGCGCTGAAGGACGCGGCGGCCAACGGACGGATCACCCTGCTGGAGCCACTGGACGAGGTCGCGGTGAACCTGCCGGACGACTACCTCGGCGCCGTGCTCGGTGACCTGTCCGCGCGCCGGGGCCGGGTGCTCGGCACCGAGGCCGACGACGGCGGGCGCACGGTGGTCAAGGCCGAGGTGCCCAGCACCGAACTGCTGCGCTACGCCGTGGACCTGCGCTCCCTGACCTCAGGAACGGCCTACTTCAGTCGTCGGCACGCACGGTATGACCCGATGCCGGAGGGGCTGGCAGCGGCTCAGCAGACTCCGTAGGGCCGGTGCCCGCCACCAACTCGGGCTCGACGATCTCGAAGTACTCCGGCCGCGCGGCGGTGCCTGCCAGCTTGAAGTAGCGCACCTTGCGCCTGCGCCGCAGCGCCAGGGTGTCGCGGACCGCGTCGTTGTGCACCCGGCGCGCGATCACCACGCGGGATTCGGCATCGGTGAGCTCGTCCGCGAGCGGACCGGGAAGGGTGGCCCGGTCCACCCCGCTCAGCGCCCTGGTGAGCGCGTTCTCGGCGAACTCCCTTTCGGCGCGCGGCGCGTCCTCGGCCCGCTCGGCCACGGCCCGCAACCGCGCGGCCTCCCGCTCCGGCAGCGCGCTCGCGGCCACCGCCCTTGCCACCACGGCGCGGCGGGCCAGCGCGGCGTCCAGTGCGGCCCAGCCCGCGTCGGTGCGCACATGCAGCCGGTCCAGCCGGTTGGCGGTGGCCAGCAGCCACAGCCCGCCGAGCACGATCACCGCTGCCAGCGCGGCCAGCGCGATGAGCAGCGGGGTCATTGCCGCGCCTCCGCCACCGGCGCGGCGCTGACCCGGCGCGGATCCGCGGCGATGGCCGCCTCGTAGACCCGCACCACCTGGGTGACGACCGTGGCCCAGTCGAACATGGCGACCCGCTCACTGCCCGCCCGCGCGAGCCGCTGCCGCTGGTCCGGATCGTCCAGCAACCGCCCCAGCGCCGCGGCCAGTGCGGCGGCGTCCCCGGCCGGGGTCAGCACCCCGGCCGCGCCGTCGTCCAGCACCCTGCGGAAGGAGTCGAGATCGCTGGCCAGTACCGGGGTGCCCGCCGCCATGGCCTCGGTAAGGATCATGCCGAAGCTCTCCCCGCCGAGGTTG
The sequence above is drawn from the Amycolatopsis aidingensis genome and encodes:
- a CDS encoding elongation factor G-like protein EF-G2; the protein is MAERQGRNGDAGAAVAVADPRDVRNVVLVGPSGSGKTTLTEALLAAAGAVSRAGSVVDGTTVCDHDPAAVRQQRSVGLAVAPLRHGDVKINLIDTPGYADFVGELRAGLRAADAALFVVCAAEGVDPATVALWQECAAVGMPRAVVIARLDHQRADVDAELAACQQAFGPGVLPLYLPAGGRPGLIGLITQRYFDYAEGYPPRVGEPEPADLERLSDARNELIEGIIAESEDETLMDRYLAGEEIAEDTLIADLETAVARGSFHPVIPVCATTGVGLAEILDGIARAFPSPLEHTLPEVTSPQGAPHAALRADPDGPLAAEVVRTAVDSYVGRVSLIRVFSGTLRPERPVHVSGHGLAERGHEDHDANERVAHVYSPLGATLREVPYCVAGDLCALTKIGSAETGDTVSAPEEPLLMRPWPMPEPLLPVAVVAKTRSDEDALARNLSRLVAGDPTLRLERNAETSQMVLWCMGEAHADVVLSRLRAGGAEVETEPVRTSLRATFAGPAKGKGKHVKQSGGHGQYAVCDIEVEPLERGAGFEFLSRVVGGAVPTQFIPSVEKGVRAQLERGLVDGHPVVDIRVILVDGKAHSVDSSDAAFQTAGSMALKDAAANGRITLLEPLDEVAVNLPDDYLGAVLGDLSARRGRVLGTEADDGGRTVVKAEVPSTELLRYAVDLRSLTSGTAYFSRRHARYDPMPEGLAAAQQTP
- a CDS encoding NUDIX hydrolase codes for the protein MTPLLIALAALAAVIVLGGLWLLATANRLDRLHVRTDAGWAALDAALARRAVVARAVAASALPEREAARLRAVAERAEDAPRAEREFAENALTRALSGVDRATLPGPLADELTDAESRVVIARRVHNDAVRDTLALRRRRKVRYFKLAGTAARPEYFEIVEPELVAGTGPTESAEPLPAPPASGHTVRADD